GTAACCTGCATAATATTCTCTATCGTGCTTTTCTAGCTTATTGATTAAGGAGATGGCTTTTTTCTTTGGCAAACCACAAACTGCAGGAGTTGGATGAAGATCCTTGACAAAGTTTGATAATTGATCAAAGTTCATCTTTAAAGGCAAACGGTAGCTCGTTTTTAAATGCACTACATTTCCTGCTTGAACAGTTGTTGGACCTTCTCTCTCAATTTCATTTAACTGATGTTCTTCAAAAATATTTTCTATATATTGACTGACAAAGGCTTGTTCATTTACTTCTTTTTCTTCCCAATGAATTTGATCCAGTAGCCTGTTTCCTATTTTTTGAGTTCCGGCTAAAGCAACTGTTTCTATTTTATCTTTATTTACGGAAAGTAATGTCTCTGGGCTAGCTCCTATCCACGTTCCAATTCCAGGGATCGAAACATAAAATACAAATGCAGAATCATATGCCTCCGTCAATTTTAAAAATGAACTTGTGGCCTTACTCCTACCAATACCATCTAAAATTTCAATCCTAGACAGAATGACCTTATCCAAAGCTTTCTGCTGCAAGTCATGAATCATACTCTTAACCTGCTGATAATATAAAGCTTGAGAACTACCGAAAACCTCTCCTAAATCGGAAGAGTTCACGAAGGAAAGTTCCTCATTACCCAGTAATTGAATTGATTCAGTCTTTATTTCTGAGGCTTCCAGATCGATATCACTGCGTATAAACCATGCTTTGTGAATCCCATCTGTATCAAAAGGAGAAAAAACGAATCCTTTATTTTCAACCAATTCATTCAAGTTCTGATAATCACACAAGTCGGCATCTTTCTGCACACCTACATGTATCTCCTTCTCTTTTGGTAATTGATAAGCAAAAAATGGATTGTTATTCTGCAAGCAATAATTCAAGAAAGTCGTTACCTCATTTCTATTTTTGATCATGCTTACTTCTTTAAAATAACATTTGTAATTCGACACACAGAGATTAATTTCTCTTGTTCATTCATCACATTAACCTCAACAACATGTGTCATGCTTCCTTTATGAATGAATCTGGCCTTAGCAGTAACTGTTCCTTGTCGTATACTTCTAATATGATTTGCATTGATTTCCATGCCTTTCACATCATATTTTGTTAAGTCTGTTTTAATAACAGATAATGCAGAACCAACTGATTCAGCTAAAGCTAAGCTTGCTCCACCATGCAGTATACGCATCGGTTGATAATGTTTTGATGTCACAGGCATTTCTGCAACTAAATAATCTTCACCTACTTCGGTGTAAACGATTCCCAAATGCTCCATTAATGTGTCTTCACACATTTTATTCAAGATATCTAAAGTATCTATTTCGTTGATCATTCTACAAAAATAATATAATCTTCAATTAGAAAAAAACCTGTTGAAATGATTCCTTCTATAATATTTCTAATCTGAGGGGAAGCTACAAAATAAGACATAAAAAAAGCTCAATTAACATTGAGCTTTAGAACGAAATTCTTTAAAAGAATTAGTCAATTTTTACATTAACTGCATTCATTCCTTTTTTTCCTTCAACTACGTCGAAAGAAACTACGTCTCCTTGATCAATTTTATCAATTAATCCTGTTACGTGAACAAAGATGTCTTCGTCTGTCTCATTGTTTTTAATAAAACCAAAACCTTTAGTTTCATTAAAGAATT
The sequence above is drawn from the Labilibaculum sp. DW002 genome and encodes:
- a CDS encoding PaaI family thioesterase, with product MINEIDTLDILNKMCEDTLMEHLGIVYTEVGEDYLVAEMPVTSKHYQPMRILHGGASLALAESVGSALSVIKTDLTKYDVKGMEINANHIRSIRQGTVTAKARFIHKGSMTHVVEVNVMNEQEKLISVCRITNVILKK
- a CDS encoding chorismate-binding protein translates to MIKNRNEVTTFLNYCLQNNNPFFAYQLPKEKEIHVGVQKDADLCDYQNLNELVENKGFVFSPFDTDGIHKAWFIRSDIDLEASEIKTESIQLLGNEELSFVNSSDLGEVFGSSQALYYQQVKSMIHDLQQKALDKVILSRIEILDGIGRSKATSSFLKLTEAYDSAFVFYVSIPGIGTWIGASPETLLSVNKDKIETVALAGTQKIGNRLLDQIHWEEKEVNEQAFVSQYIENIFEEHQLNEIEREGPTTVQAGNVVHLKTSYRLPLKMNFDQLSNFVKDLHPTPAVCGLPKKKAISLINKLEKHDREYYAGYLGPINSIKKISLFVNLRSMKVLENQMALYVGGGITADSIPEKEWEETCLKAQTLLNVITK
- a CDS encoding cold-shock protein; protein product: MPQGTVKFFNETKGFGFIKNNETDEDIFVHVTGLIDKIDQGDVVSFDVVEGKKGMNAVNVKID